The following coding sequences are from one Streptomyces dengpaensis window:
- the folP gene encoding dihydropteroate synthase, giving the protein MSNERGRGRVAGLPTWDRCAVMGVVNVTPDSFSDGGRWFDTTAAVKHGLDLVAEGADLVDVGGESTRPGAPRVDEAEELKRVIPVVRGLASEGVTISVDTMRASVAEQSLAAGAALVNDVSGGLADPAMIPAVAAAGAPFVVMHWRGFLQGGNVRGTYEDVVSEVVDELHARVEAVLAGGIAPDRIVVDPGLGFSKDSEHDLALLAHLDRLHDLGHPLLVAASRKRFLGRVLAGPEGSPPPARERDAATAAVSALAAHQGAWAVRVHEVRATADAVRVARAVEGARDTGTRAAEGAR; this is encoded by the coding sequence ATGAGCAATGAGCGCGGGCGTGGCCGAGTGGCGGGACTGCCGACATGGGACCGCTGCGCGGTCATGGGTGTGGTGAACGTAACCCCTGATTCCTTCTCCGACGGCGGCCGCTGGTTCGACACGACGGCCGCCGTCAAGCACGGCCTCGACCTGGTCGCCGAGGGCGCCGACCTCGTGGACGTCGGCGGCGAGTCCACCCGCCCCGGTGCCCCTCGCGTCGACGAGGCGGAAGAGCTCAAGCGCGTCATCCCGGTGGTCCGCGGCCTCGCCTCCGAGGGCGTCACCATCTCCGTGGACACCATGCGCGCGAGCGTCGCCGAGCAGTCGCTCGCCGCGGGCGCCGCCCTCGTCAACGATGTGAGCGGAGGCCTCGCCGACCCCGCGATGATCCCCGCCGTCGCGGCGGCCGGCGCTCCCTTCGTGGTGATGCACTGGCGCGGCTTCCTGCAGGGCGGGAACGTGCGGGGGACGTACGAGGACGTCGTCTCCGAAGTCGTCGACGAGCTGCACGCACGCGTGGAGGCCGTTCTGGCGGGCGGCATCGCCCCCGACCGGATCGTCGTCGACCCGGGCCTCGGCTTCTCCAAGGACTCCGAGCACGACCTGGCGCTGCTCGCCCACCTCGACCGCCTGCACGACCTCGGACACCCCCTGCTCGTCGCCGCGTCCCGCAAGCGGTTCCTGGGCCGCGTCCTGGCGGGCCCGGAAGGTTCCCCGCCGCCCGCGCGCGAGCGGGACGCCGCCACCGCCGCCGTCTCCGCGCTCGCCGCCCACCAGGGAGCCTGGGCCGTCCGCGTCCATGAGGTACGGGCCACCGCCGACGCCGTACGCGTCGCCCGGGCCGTCGAGGGCGCCCGCGACACGGGAACGCGGGCCGCAGAGGGAGCCCGGTGA
- a CDS encoding nuclear transport factor 2 family protein — protein MSAPRTDVEQVERANTAFYEAMERGDFELLSALWLAPLDTADDDIEGEGAVISCVHPGWPVLNGRGEVLRSYALIMANTEYIQFFLTDVHVSVAGDTALVTCTENILSGGPAPDDSDELGPLVGQLVVATNVFRRTADGWKLWTHHASPVLTESGEDEDEETPG, from the coding sequence GTGAGCGCCCCCCGCACCGACGTCGAGCAGGTCGAACGCGCCAACACGGCCTTCTACGAGGCGATGGAGCGGGGCGATTTCGAACTGCTGTCCGCGCTGTGGCTCGCCCCCTTGGACACGGCCGACGATGACATCGAGGGCGAGGGCGCGGTGATCTCCTGCGTCCACCCCGGCTGGCCCGTCCTGAACGGCCGCGGCGAGGTGCTGCGCTCGTACGCGCTGATCATGGCGAACACCGAGTACATCCAGTTCTTCCTCACCGACGTGCACGTCTCCGTGGCCGGCGACACCGCCCTTGTCACCTGTACCGAGAACATCCTCAGCGGCGGCCCTGCCCCTGACGACAGCGACGAGCTCGGCCCGCTCGTGGGCCAGCTGGTCGTCGCCACCAATGTGTTCCGTCGCACAGCCGACGGCTGGAAGCTCTGGACGCACCACGCCTCGCCCGTACTGACCGAGTCCGGCGAGGACGAGGACGAGGAAACTCCGGGCTGA
- the folB gene encoding dihydroneopterin aldolase: MDRVALRGLKARGYHGVFQKEREEGQTFIVDLTLGLDTRPAAADDDLTKTVHYGVVAEEVVAIVEGEPVDLIETLAERIAQVCLKHEGVQEVEVCVHKPDAPITVPFDDVTVTITRSRV; the protein is encoded by the coding sequence GTGGATCGTGTCGCGCTGCGCGGCCTGAAGGCCCGCGGGTACCACGGCGTCTTCCAGAAGGAACGCGAGGAGGGCCAGACCTTCATCGTGGACCTGACGCTGGGCCTGGACACCCGGCCGGCCGCGGCCGACGACGACCTGACGAAGACCGTGCACTACGGCGTCGTGGCGGAGGAGGTCGTCGCCATCGTCGAGGGCGAGCCCGTCGACCTCATCGAGACGCTCGCCGAGCGCATCGCCCAGGTGTGCCTCAAGCACGAAGGAGTCCAGGAGGTCGAGGTCTGCGTACACAAACCGGACGCGCCGATCACGGTCCCCTTCGACGACGTGACCGTCACCATCACCCGGAGCCGAGTATGA
- the folK gene encoding 2-amino-4-hydroxy-6-hydroxymethyldihydropteridine diphosphokinase codes for MTAFTEGHSDPTVQPVPASVVERVDAADTTLQNPKRAVISLGSNLGNRLETLQGAIDALEDTPGLRVKAVSPVYETEPWGVEPGSQAAYFNAVVVLKTTLPPSSLLERAHAIEEAFHRVRDERWGPRTIDVDIVAYADVISDDPVLTLPHPRAHERAFVLAPWYDVEPEAQLPGRGPVAELLVGVTREGVTPRADLELRLPE; via the coding sequence ATGACCGCTTTCACCGAGGGACACAGCGACCCGACCGTACAACCGGTGCCCGCCTCCGTGGTGGAACGCGTGGACGCCGCCGACACGACCCTGCAGAACCCGAAGCGCGCGGTGATCTCCCTCGGCTCGAACCTGGGCAACCGCCTGGAGACGCTCCAGGGCGCCATCGACGCCCTGGAGGACACCCCCGGCCTCCGCGTCAAAGCGGTCTCCCCCGTCTACGAGACGGAGCCCTGGGGCGTCGAACCGGGCAGCCAGGCTGCTTACTTCAACGCGGTCGTGGTCCTCAAGACCACCCTCCCCCCGTCCTCGCTCCTGGAGCGGGCGCACGCGATCGAGGAGGCCTTCCACCGCGTACGCGACGAGCGCTGGGGCCCGCGCACGATCGACGTGGACATCGTGGCGTACGCCGATGTGATCTCCGACGACCCGGTCCTGACCCTCCCTCACCCCCGCGCCCACGAACGGGCTTTCGTGCTGGCCCCCTGGTACGACGTGGAACCCGAGGCCCAGCTTCCCGGCCGCGGCCCCGTGGCCGAGCTGCTCGTGGGGGTCACCCGCGAGGGCGTCACACCCCGCGCCGACCTGGAACTCCGGCTGCCCGAATAG
- a CDS encoding DUF3180 domain-containing protein codes for MKELRIRTLAVVFVVAGVLSWAGARLWNAVGTLPRVPIAAPIVLALIAVVLLATALSLRARLKAQRERRPGAKGVDPLMAARAVVFGQASALVAALVAGMYGGAGAFLLESLEIPTRRDQAIYAGFSVVAGIGVIAAAFFLERVCKLPEDEDTNGGTAPVA; via the coding sequence GTGAAAGAGCTGCGCATCAGGACGCTGGCCGTCGTGTTCGTCGTGGCAGGTGTGCTGTCCTGGGCGGGCGCCCGCCTGTGGAACGCGGTGGGCACGCTCCCCCGGGTCCCCATCGCCGCCCCCATCGTCCTGGCCCTGATCGCCGTCGTCCTCCTGGCGACGGCGCTCTCGCTGCGCGCCCGCCTCAAGGCCCAGCGCGAGCGCCGCCCCGGCGCCAAGGGCGTCGACCCGCTGATGGCGGCCCGCGCGGTCGTCTTCGGCCAGGCGAGCGCCCTGGTCGCCGCCCTGGTCGCCGGGATGTACGGCGGCGCGGGCGCGTTCCTCCTGGAATCCCTGGAGATCCCCACCCGCCGCGACCAGGCCATCTACGCCGGCTTCTCCGTCGTCGCCGGCATCGGCGTCATAGCGGCCGCCTTCTTCCTGGAGCGCGTCTGCAAGCTCCCGGAGGACGAGGACACCAACGGCGGCACGGCTCCCGTGGCCTAG
- the folE gene encoding GTP cyclohydrolase I FolE, whose translation MTDPVTLDGEGVIGEFDEKRAENAIRELLIAVGEDPDREGLKETPGRVARAYREIFSGLWQKPEDVLTTTFDLGHDEMVLVKDIEVLSSCEHHLVPFVGVAHVGYIPSTDGKITGLSKLARLVDVYARRPQVQERLTTQIADSLMEILEPRGVIVVVECEHMCMSMRGVRKPGAKTITSAVRGQLRDLATRNEAMSLIMAR comes from the coding sequence ATGACCGACCCTGTGACGCTGGACGGCGAAGGTGTGATCGGCGAGTTCGACGAGAAGCGCGCCGAGAACGCCATTCGGGAGCTGCTCATCGCCGTGGGAGAGGACCCGGACCGCGAGGGCCTCAAGGAGACGCCGGGGCGCGTGGCCCGGGCGTACAGGGAGATATTCTCGGGGCTGTGGCAGAAGCCCGAGGACGTGCTCACGACGACGTTCGACCTTGGGCACGACGAGATGGTCCTGGTAAAGGACATCGAGGTCCTGAGCTCCTGCGAACACCACCTCGTGCCGTTCGTCGGAGTCGCCCACGTCGGGTACATCCCGTCCACCGACGGTAAGATCACCGGCCTGTCGAAGCTGGCCCGGCTCGTGGACGTCTACGCGCGGCGGCCTCAGGTGCAGGAACGGCTCACCACGCAGATCGCCGACTCCCTCATGGAGATCCTGGAGCCGCGTGGCGTGATCGTCGTCGTGGAGTGCGAGCACATGTGCATGTCGATGCGCGGAGTGCGCAAGCCCGGGGCGAAGACCATCACGTCGGCGGTGCGCGGCCAGCTGCGGGACCTTGCCACCCGCAATGAGGCGATGAGCCTCATCATGGCGCGCTGA
- the ftsH gene encoding ATP-dependent zinc metalloprotease FtsH, with product MDVKRYFRGPVMWIVLAVLAVVVLMQVVGSSGGYKTVDTGQVVQAINDNKVESAKLTTGDEQIIKVSLKDGVKVDGSSKIQASYIGDQGAALANTLQDKFQNKQITDGYTVSPSKQNPFVGILLSLLPFVLIVVVFLFLMNQMQGGGSRVMNFGKSKAKLITKDTPKTTFSDVAGSDEAVEELQEIKEFLEEPAKFQAVGAKIPKGVLLYGPPGTGKTLLARAVAGEAGVPFYSISGSDFVEMFVGVGASRVRDLFEQAKANAPAIVFVDEIDAVGRHRGAGLGGGHDEREQTLNQLLVEMDGFDVKGGVILIAATNRPDILDPALLRPGRFDRQIAVDRPDMQGRLEILKVHQKGKPVAPDVDLSAVARRTPGFTGADLSNVLNEAALLTARSDKKLIDNSMLDEAIDRVVAGPQKRTRIMSDKEKKITAYHEGGHALVAAASPNSDPVHKITILSRGRALGYTMVLPEEDKYSTTRNEMLDQLAYMLGGRAAEELVFHDPTTGAANDIEKATTTARAMVTQYGMTERLGAIKFGGDNTEPFLGREMAHQRDYSEEVAALVDEEVKKLIENAHNEAWEILVENRDVLDQLVLQLLEKETLSKEQIAEIFAPIVKRPARPAWTGSSRRTPSTRPPVLSPKELSLTNGANGSTPAIANATESVPAAEAVPEDRAES from the coding sequence ATGGACGTGAAGCGATACTTCCGTGGGCCGGTCATGTGGATCGTGCTGGCCGTCCTTGCCGTGGTCGTGTTGATGCAGGTCGTCGGTTCGTCCGGCGGCTACAAGACGGTGGACACCGGCCAGGTCGTCCAGGCGATCAATGACAACAAGGTCGAGTCGGCCAAGCTCACCACCGGCGACGAGCAGATCATCAAGGTCTCGCTCAAGGACGGTGTGAAGGTCGACGGCAGCTCAAAGATCCAGGCGAGCTACATCGGCGACCAGGGCGCGGCCCTGGCCAACACACTGCAGGACAAGTTCCAGAACAAGCAGATCACGGACGGCTACACGGTCTCGCCGTCCAAGCAGAACCCCTTCGTGGGCATCCTGCTGTCCCTGCTTCCCTTCGTCCTCATCGTCGTCGTCTTCCTGTTCCTGATGAATCAGATGCAGGGCGGCGGCTCCCGTGTCATGAACTTCGGGAAGTCCAAGGCGAAGCTCATCACCAAGGACACCCCGAAGACGACGTTCTCGGACGTCGCGGGCTCGGACGAGGCGGTCGAGGAGCTCCAGGAGATCAAGGAGTTCCTCGAGGAGCCGGCGAAGTTCCAGGCCGTCGGGGCGAAGATCCCCAAGGGCGTGCTCCTGTACGGGCCACCTGGAACGGGTAAGACACTGCTCGCGCGCGCCGTCGCGGGCGAGGCCGGCGTTCCCTTCTACTCGATCTCCGGCTCCGACTTCGTCGAGATGTTCGTCGGTGTCGGTGCCTCCCGAGTCCGTGACCTGTTCGAGCAGGCCAAGGCGAACGCTCCGGCGATCGTCTTCGTCGACGAGATCGACGCGGTCGGCCGCCACCGCGGCGCCGGCCTCGGCGGTGGTCACGACGAGCGCGAGCAGACGCTGAACCAGCTGCTCGTCGAGATGGACGGCTTCGACGTGAAGGGCGGCGTCATCCTGATCGCCGCCACGAACCGGCCCGACATCCTCGACCCGGCCCTCCTGCGCCCCGGCCGCTTCGACCGCCAGATCGCGGTCGACCGCCCGGACATGCAGGGCCGTCTGGAGATCCTCAAGGTCCACCAGAAGGGCAAGCCGGTCGCTCCGGACGTCGACCTGTCGGCCGTCGCGCGGCGCACGCCGGGCTTCACCGGCGCGGACCTGAGCAACGTCCTCAACGAGGCCGCGCTGCTCACCGCCCGCAGCGACAAGAAGCTGATCGACAACTCCATGCTGGACGAGGCGATCGACCGCGTGGTCGCGGGCCCGCAGAAGCGGACCCGGATCATGTCGGACAAGGAGAAGAAGATCACCGCGTACCACGAGGGCGGCCACGCCCTGGTCGCGGCGGCGTCTCCGAACTCCGACCCGGTCCACAAGATCACGATCCTGTCGCGTGGCCGTGCCCTCGGCTACACGATGGTCCTGCCGGAGGAGGACAAGTACTCCACGACGCGCAACGAGATGCTGGACCAGCTCGCGTACATGCTGGGCGGCCGCGCGGCCGAGGAGCTCGTCTTCCACGACCCGACCACGGGTGCCGCGAACGACATCGAGAAGGCCACCACCACGGCCCGCGCGATGGTCACGCAGTACGGCATGACCGAGCGTCTCGGCGCGATCAAGTTCGGCGGCGACAACACCGAGCCCTTCCTCGGACGTGAGATGGCTCACCAGCGCGACTACTCGGAAGAGGTCGCCGCGCTCGTCGACGAAGAGGTCAAGAAGCTCATCGAGAACGCGCACAACGAGGCCTGGGAAATCCTGGTCGAGAACCGCGACGTCCTCGATCAGCTGGTGCTCCAGCTGCTGGAGAAGGAGACGCTGAGCAAGGAGCAGATCGCCGAGATCTTCGCTCCCATCGTCAAGCGCCCGGCCCGCCCCGCGTGGACCGGCTCCTCCCGCCGCACCCCGTCCACCCGCCCGCCGGTGCTCTCCCCCAAGGAGCTGTCACTGACGAACGGGGCGAACGGCTCGACGCCGGCCATCGCCAACGCGACGGAGTCCGTCCCGGCGGCGGAGGCGGTCCCGGAGGATCGCGCCGAGAGCTGA
- the hpt gene encoding hypoxanthine phosphoribosyltransferase, which yields MRVDAKDMGTDLKSVLITKEEIDAKLAELAAKIDAEYAGKDLLIVGVLKGAVMVMADLARALSTPVTMDWMAVSSYGAGTQSSGVVRILKDLDTDIKGKHVLVVEDIIDSGLTLSWLISNLGSREPASLKVCTLLRKPDAAKVAIDVEWVGFDIPNEFVVGYGLDYAEKYRNLPFVGTLAPHVYGG from the coding sequence ATGCGGGTGGACGCGAAAGACATGGGCACCGACCTCAAGTCGGTGCTCATCACCAAGGAAGAGATCGACGCGAAGCTGGCCGAGCTGGCCGCGAAGATCGACGCGGAGTACGCGGGCAAGGACCTGCTGATCGTCGGGGTTCTCAAGGGCGCCGTCATGGTCATGGCGGACCTGGCGCGTGCGCTGTCCACCCCGGTCACCATGGACTGGATGGCCGTGTCCTCGTACGGCGCCGGCACGCAGTCCTCCGGTGTGGTGCGGATCCTCAAGGACCTCGACACCGACATCAAGGGCAAGCACGTCCTCGTCGTCGAGGACATCATCGACTCCGGGCTGACCCTCTCCTGGCTGATCTCCAACCTCGGCTCCCGCGAGCCCGCCTCCCTCAAGGTGTGCACGCTGCTGCGCAAGCCGGATGCGGCGAAGGTCGCGATCGACGTGGAGTGGGTCGGCTTCGACATCCCGAACGAGTTCGTCGTCGGCTACGGCCTCGACTACGCCGAGAAGTACCGCAACCTCCCGTTCGTCGGTACGCTCGCGCCTCACGTCTACGGCGGCTGA
- the tilS gene encoding tRNA lysidine(34) synthetase TilS, whose protein sequence is MGPHPAVAAIRLAVRRVLHDILSEHTPAPDTARTPAAGVARRFAPDAERVPAPGTRRTTPARAPHEQLPPPLVLVACSGGADSMALASALAFEAPKLGIRAGGITVDHGLQDGSDLRADEVVLRLTELGLTPAESIAVDVGRDGGPEAAARDARYAALDAAAERHGAAAILLGHTRDDQAETVLLGLARGSGIRSLSGMAAVSGADGRYRRPFLHLDRQTARKACMVQALPVWDDPHNADPAYTRSRLRHEGLPALEKALGKGVVEALARTAQLSRDDADALDAWASQAEASVRDAAGLLECAKLYALPPAVRRRILRRAAIEAGAPAGSLFARHIEEIDRLITGWRGQGAINLPGKVVAQRQGGRLVIRQG, encoded by the coding sequence ATGGGTCCCCATCCTGCGGTCGCGGCGATACGCCTGGCGGTTCGCCGCGTACTCCACGACATCCTCTCCGAGCACACGCCCGCCCCCGACACCGCGCGCACGCCCGCCGCCGGTGTCGCGCGCCGGTTCGCCCCCGACGCGGAGCGGGTGCCCGCTCCCGGTACGCGGCGCACCACCCCGGCCAGGGCCCCGCACGAGCAGCTGCCCCCGCCGCTCGTCCTGGTCGCCTGCTCCGGCGGCGCCGACTCCATGGCGCTCGCCTCCGCCCTCGCCTTCGAAGCCCCCAAACTCGGCATCCGCGCCGGTGGCATCACCGTCGACCACGGTCTTCAGGACGGCTCCGACCTGCGCGCCGACGAAGTCGTGCTGCGCCTCACCGAGCTGGGGCTGACCCCGGCCGAGTCCATCGCCGTCGACGTCGGCCGCGACGGCGGTCCGGAGGCCGCCGCCCGCGACGCCCGGTACGCAGCCCTGGACGCCGCCGCCGAGCGCCACGGCGCCGCCGCGATCCTGCTCGGCCACACCCGCGACGACCAAGCCGAAACCGTCCTGCTGGGCCTCGCCCGCGGCTCCGGCATCCGCTCCCTGTCCGGAATGGCCGCGGTCTCGGGGGCCGACGGCCGTTACCGCCGCCCCTTCCTGCATCTGGACCGGCAGACCGCCCGCAAGGCCTGCATGGTCCAGGCGCTGCCCGTCTGGGACGACCCGCACAACGCCGACCCGGCCTACACCCGCTCCCGGCTGCGCCACGAGGGCCTGCCCGCCCTGGAGAAGGCGCTCGGCAAGGGCGTCGTCGAGGCACTCGCCCGTACGGCCCAGCTCTCGCGCGACGACGCCGACGCCCTCGACGCGTGGGCCAGCCAGGCCGAGGCCTCCGTGCGCGACGCGGCCGGCCTCCTGGAATGCGCCAAGCTCTACGCGCTGCCCCCCGCCGTACGCCGTCGCATCCTGCGCCGCGCCGCCATCGAGGCAGGCGCCCCGGCCGGTTCGCTGTTCGCCCGTCACATCGAAGAAATCGACCGGCTGATCACCGGCTGGCGCGGCCAGGGGGCCATCAATCTCCCCGGCAAAGTCGTCGCTCAGCGACAGGGTGGCAGACTGGTGATTCGGCAAGGCTGA
- a CDS encoding zinc-dependent metalloprotease produces the protein MTSIGGAEMVDWNLAVATATRLVRPGPEVSRDEARSVVAELRRHAKASEEHVRGFTRMGEDVVHDTPVLVVDRPGWVRANVAGFREILKPLLDKMQERRGNTPGGAVLGAVGGKVTGVELGMLLSFLSSRVLGQYETFAPATRELPAGANGGGRLLLVAPNIVHVERELDVEPHDFRLWVCLHEETHRTQFTAVPWLRDHLEGEIQSFLGETDVDPMTVLERIREAAQSLAGSRPDTEEDDGGRSLVEIVQTPAQREILARLTAVMSLLEGHADFVMDGVGPAVVPSVGEIREKFQQRRAKGASRLDMALRKLLGLDAKLRQYRDGERFVRSVVEQAGMDGFNRVWTSPNTLPTKAEISKPADWVARVHRTAES, from the coding sequence ATGACGAGCATCGGTGGTGCCGAGATGGTCGACTGGAATCTCGCGGTGGCGACCGCGACCCGGCTCGTGCGGCCGGGCCCCGAGGTGAGCCGCGACGAGGCCAGGTCCGTCGTCGCGGAACTGCGCCGGCACGCGAAAGCCTCGGAGGAGCATGTCCGGGGCTTTACTCGTATGGGCGAGGACGTCGTGCACGACACCCCCGTACTCGTCGTCGACCGCCCCGGCTGGGTGCGGGCGAACGTCGCCGGGTTCCGGGAGATCCTCAAGCCCCTCCTCGACAAGATGCAGGAGCGGCGGGGGAACACCCCGGGCGGAGCCGTTCTCGGCGCCGTCGGCGGCAAGGTCACCGGCGTGGAGCTGGGCATGCTGCTGTCGTTCCTGTCGTCGCGGGTCCTCGGGCAGTACGAGACCTTCGCCCCGGCCACCCGGGAACTGCCCGCCGGGGCGAACGGCGGAGGCAGGCTCCTGCTGGTCGCGCCGAACATCGTGCACGTGGAGCGCGAACTCGACGTGGAGCCGCACGACTTCCGTCTGTGGGTGTGTCTGCATGAGGAGACGCACCGCACCCAGTTCACGGCGGTGCCCTGGCTGCGCGACCACCTGGAGGGCGAAATCCAGTCGTTCTTGGGGGAGACCGACGTCGACCCCATGACCGTCCTTGAGCGCATCAGGGAGGCCGCCCAGTCCCTCGCGGGGTCGCGCCCCGACACCGAGGAGGACGACGGCGGCCGCTCCCTCGTGGAAATCGTGCAGACGCCCGCCCAGCGGGAGATCCTCGCCCGGCTGACCGCCGTGATGTCCCTTCTGGAGGGCCACGCGGACTTCGTCATGGACGGAGTGGGCCCCGCCGTGGTCCCGTCCGTGGGCGAGATCCGCGAGAAATTCCAGCAGCGCCGCGCCAAGGGGGCCTCCCGCCTGGACATGGCCCTGCGCAAGCTGCTTGGTTTGGACGCCAAACTCAGGCAGTACAGGGACGGCGAGCGGTTCGTGCGGTCGGTCGTCGAACAGGCCGGCATGGACGGGTTCAACCGCGTGTGGACCTCCCCGAACACCCTCCCGACCAAGGCGGAGATCTCCAAACCGGCGGACTGGGTCGCGCGGGTGCACCGCACAGCAGAGTCGTGA
- the dacB gene encoding D-alanyl-D-alanine carboxypeptidase/D-alanyl-D-alanine-endopeptidase, translating into MVVPELRAWRAARPHVVRVARTVKPHVARITQAVRPPSVRLTTPQVTAIAATVGLALAAGAVAAAGPWDSTGQRTAERDWAASQEGEGGADHGRRSDTSQKPAQPQPAPSAASVLARVGGSASAVPAPAEKALADVLDPLLDKAAVLGARRTAVVVDVATGKRLYGKGADEVQIPASTTKIATAVAALSATGPEHRIKTRTVLEPDTKEVVLVGGGDPTLTAEKDADGWASLHTLADRTATALKDRHMDRVTLSYDTSLYAGPALHPIGVNDNIAQVTSLMVDEGRSDDSTGGPAARVPDPAADAARQFADLLHDRGIKTTNPGPSKATNRAEALASVSSAPLSALVERMLTNSDNDIAEALARQVALASGEQPSFEGDAKAMHAQLKKLGLPLSGTNFADGSGLNRADRLSADLLTALLAKAGDPAHPELRPVLTGLPVAGFTGTLSTRYSDDPAATGVVRAKTGTLTGVNTLAGTVVNADGRLLAFAFLASDEADPPNTVEARAALDHAATALAACGCR; encoded by the coding sequence GTGGTCGTGCCAGAGCTGAGGGCTTGGCGGGCCGCGAGACCGCATGTGGTGCGGGTCGCGCGGACGGTGAAACCGCATGTGGCGCGGATCACTCAGGCCGTACGGCCGCCTTCCGTGCGGCTCACGACTCCCCAGGTCACAGCCATCGCCGCCACCGTGGGCCTGGCGCTCGCGGCCGGGGCGGTGGCCGCGGCCGGTCCCTGGGACTCCACTGGTCAGCGTACGGCGGAGCGCGACTGGGCCGCATCGCAGGAAGGGGAGGGTGGCGCAGATCACGGACGCCGCTCCGATACGTCCCAGAAGCCGGCCCAGCCCCAACCCGCGCCCAGCGCGGCCTCCGTCCTGGCCCGAGTCGGCGGCTCGGCGAGCGCGGTGCCCGCGCCCGCCGAGAAGGCCCTCGCGGACGTCCTCGACCCGCTCCTGGACAAGGCGGCCGTCCTCGGCGCGCGCCGCACCGCCGTCGTCGTCGACGTGGCGACCGGCAAGCGGCTGTACGGCAAGGGCGCGGACGAGGTCCAGATCCCGGCCTCCACCACCAAGATCGCCACCGCCGTCGCCGCGCTCTCGGCGACGGGACCCGAGCACCGCATCAAGACGCGTACGGTCCTGGAGCCCGACACCAAGGAAGTCGTGCTCGTCGGCGGCGGCGACCCGACACTCACCGCCGAGAAGGACGCGGACGGCTGGGCCAGCCTGCACACCCTCGCCGACAGGACTGCCACCGCCCTGAAGGACCGTCACATGGACCGCGTGACGCTCTCGTACGACACCTCGCTGTACGCGGGTCCCGCGCTGCACCCCATCGGCGTCAACGACAACATCGCGCAGGTCACGTCCCTGATGGTCGACGAGGGCCGTTCCGACGACTCGACCGGCGGACCGGCCGCGCGGGTCCCGGACCCGGCCGCGGACGCGGCCCGTCAGTTCGCCGACCTGCTCCACGACAGGGGCATCAAGACGACGAACCCCGGCCCCTCGAAGGCGACGAACCGCGCCGAGGCCCTCGCCTCGGTCTCCTCGGCGCCTCTGTCCGCCCTGGTCGAGCGCATGTTGACCAACAGCGACAACGACATCGCGGAGGCCCTGGCCCGCCAGGTCGCCCTCGCCTCCGGCGAGCAGCCCAGTTTCGAGGGTGACGCGAAGGCGATGCACGCGCAGCTGAAGAAGCTCGGACTCCCGCTGTCCGGCACGAACTTCGCGGACGGCAGCGGCCTGAACCGCGCCGACCGGCTCTCGGCCGACCTGCTCACCGCGCTGCTGGCCAAGGCCGGCGACCCGGCCCACCCCGAACTCCGTCCGGTCCTGACCGGTCTGCCCGTCGCGGGCTTCACCGGCACCCTCAGCACCCGCTACAGCGACGACCCGGCCGCCACCGGTGTGGTCCGCGCCAAGACCGGCACGCTGACCGGCGTGAACACCCTCGCCGGCACCGTCGTGAACGCCGACGGCCGCCTCCTGGCCTTCGCCTTCCTGGCATCCGACGAGGCCGACCCACCGAACACCGTGGAGGCAAGAGCAGCCCTGGACCACGCGGCAACGGCACTGGCGGCGTGCGGCTGCAGGTAG
- a CDS encoding inorganic diphosphatase: MEFDVTIEIPKGSRNKYEVDHETGRIRLDRRLFTSTSYPADYGFVENTLGEDGDPLDALVILDEPTFPGCLIQCRAIGMFRMTDEAGGDDKLLCVPAHDPRVEHLRDIHHVSEFDRLEIQHFFEVYKDLEPGKSVEGADWVGRTEAEAEIERSYKRFKDQGGH; this comes from the coding sequence GTGGAGTTCGACGTCACGATCGAGATTCCGAAGGGTTCGCGGAACAAGTACGAGGTGGACCACGAGACCGGTCGGATCCGCCTGGACCGTCGACTCTTCACCTCGACCAGCTACCCGGCCGACTACGGCTTCGTCGAGAACACCCTCGGCGAGGACGGCGACCCGCTGGACGCGCTGGTCATCCTGGACGAGCCGACCTTCCCCGGCTGCCTCATCCAGTGCCGCGCGATCGGCATGTTCCGTATGACGGACGAGGCCGGCGGCGACGACAAGCTGCTGTGCGTCCCGGCGCACGACCCGCGTGTGGAGCACCTGCGCGACATCCACCACGTGTCGGAGTTCGACCGCCTGGAGATCCAGCACTTCTTCGAGGTCTACAAGGACCTGGAGCCCGGCAAGTCCGTCGAGGGCGCCGACTGGGTGGGCCGCACCGAGGCCGAGGCCGAGATCGAGCGTTCCTACAAGCGCTTCAAGGACCAGGGCGGTCACTGA